The following proteins are co-located in the Chaetodon trifascialis isolate fChaTrf1 chromosome 14, fChaTrf1.hap1, whole genome shotgun sequence genome:
- the kcnf1b gene encoding voltage-gated potassium channel regulatory subunit KCNF1, translating to MWTIPKPNYRTGLCAEGEIAVNIGGVRVVLFGDVLNRYPESRLAELLNCSTQNSEVISSLCDDFDPGRKEFYFDRDPDVFKCIIDVYYFDEIHIKRGICPICFIKEMEFWKIDQGVLDECCKSYLGEKEEELNEIASKVKVILEDLEVDQCITRTQQCQRFLWKLMEKPGSSLPARIIAIASFLSVLVSAVVMCVGTIPEFQVTDAEGKLVEHPTLEMIETVCMLWFTAEYLLRLASSPNKLHFALSFMNVIDFLAIMPFYVVLSLTYLGTTSMMELANAQQAVQALRIMRIARIFKLARHSSGLQTLTYALKRSLKELGLLLMYMGVGIFVFSALAYTMEQSHPETLFRSIPQSFWWAIITMTTVGYGDIYPKTTLGKCNAAVSFLCGVIAIALPIHPIINNFVVFYNKQKVLETAAKHEVELMELKSGREARRKSRNYDETVDAPTV from the coding sequence ATGTGGACAATTCCGAAGCCAAATTACAGAACTGGTTTGTGCGCAGAAGGCGAGATTGCTGTGAACATTGGCGGGGTCCGAGTGGTGCTTTTCGGGGATGTTTTGAACCGCTATCCGGAGAGCAGACTGGCGGAGTTGTTGAATTGCTCCACTCAGAATTCTGAAGTTATCTCGTCTCTTTGCGATGACTTCGATCCGGGGAGAAAAGAGTTTTACTTTGACCGAGATCCCGATGTCTTCAAGTGCATCATCGATGTTTACTACTTCGATGAAATCCACATCAAACGCGGCATTTGCCCCATCTGTTTCATCAAGGAGATGGAGTTCTGGAAAATAGACCAAGGTGTTTTAGATGAATGCTGCAAAAGTTACCtaggtgagaaggaggaggagttgaATGAGATTGCAAGCAAAGTAAAAGTCATTCTGGAGGATCTGGAGGTGGATCAGTGCATTACGCGCACCCAGCAGTGCCAGAGGTTCCTGTGGAAACTGATGGAGAAGCCGGGTTCCTCCCTGCCGGCGCGCATCATCGCCATCGcatcctttctctctgtcctggtCTCGGCAGTGGTGATGTGCGTGGGGACCATCCCGGAGTTTCAGGTGACGGACGCCGAGGGGAAGCTGGTGGAGCATCCGACCCTGGAGATGATCGAGACCGTCTGCATGTTATGGTTTACCGCGGAGTACCTGCTGCGTCTCGCCTCCTCTCCGAACAAGCTGCACTTCGCGCTCTCCTTCATGAACGTCATAGACTTCTTGGCTATCATGCCTTTTTACGTGGTCCTGTCTCTCACCTACCTCGGCACTACATCCATGATGGAGCTGGCTAACGCTCAACAGGCTGTCCAGGCGCTCCGCATCATGCGCATCGCGCGTATTTTCAAGCTGGCGCGCCACTCCTCGGGGCTGCAAACCCTGACCTACGCGCTCAAGAGGAGTCTCAAAGAGCTGGGATTGCTCCTCATGTACATGGGCGTGGGGATCTTCGTGTTCTCAGCGCTGGCCTACACCATGGAGCAAAGCCACCCGGAGACCCTCTTCAGGAGCATCCCGCAGTCTTTCTGGTGGGCCATCATCACCATGACCACGGTGGGCTACGGAGACATCTACCCCAAAACCACGCTCGGCAAGTGCAACGCAGCCGTGAGCTTTCTGTGTGGGGTCATAGCCATCGCCTTGCCCATCCACCCCATCATAAATAACTTTGTGGTCTTCTACAATAAACAGAAAGTATTGGAGACGGCCGCGAAGCACGAagtggagctgatggagctgaagtCTGGCAGGGAGGCGCGCCGGAAAAGCAGGAATTACGATGAGACTGTGGACGCACCGACAGTTTGA